The Oncorhynchus kisutch isolate 150728-3 linkage group LG20, Okis_V2, whole genome shotgun sequence genome has a segment encoding these proteins:
- the LOC109865205 gene encoding growth/differentiation factor 10, whose amino-acid sequence MTKILLHLVHLMLFFHSGIGEVLSEEPFEITQQDSDIHETTDSTSSRESARRDMVSINMFKVYEKYSKEPQRHRDENTVRSFKAIPGVSKNSVWFHFNLSSIQESEDILSATFHFLDQRPRHRPWICRRSRSASCRLQWHPPSQLLFRGTSPNSAFASLLGNVTLPPPRRGSWQTSDVSAVVKEARILGVFLITAEFDFGMRPQRNQEHLSPAILPYVLAYANDMAISEPNSVAMTLQRYGPFPSGEEPTRSSNESPPASRLKREALSPLDQILDNDLPEVQFNTLKSHELWESTYLVPKIKPSMKDGQKHGQESSEGLNKPQVLSFDERTMKKARRRQWSEPRVCARRYLRVDFADIGWSEWVLAPKAFDAYYCAGTCGFPIPKVARPSNHATIQSIVRAVGIVPGIPEPCCVPDRMSSLSVLFLDPSRNMVLKVYPNMSVETCACQ is encoded by the exons ATGACGAAGATATTATTACATCTGGtgcatttgatgttattttttcATTCCGGTATCGGAGAAGTTTTATCAGAGGAGCCATTCGAAATTACGCAGCAGGACAGCGATATCCACGAAACTACCGATAGCACCTCCTCGCGCGAAAGCGCACGGCGGGACATGGTCTCCATCAATATGTTTAAAGTCTATGAAAAGTACAGTAAGGAACCACAACGCCATCGAGACGAAAATACCGTTAGAAGTTTTAAGGCTATTCCAG GAGTCTCCAAGAACAGTGTATGGTTCCATTTCAACCTGTCGTCCATCCAGGAGTCGGAGGACATCCTGTCCGCCACATTCCACTTCCTGGACCAGCGTCCCCGCCACCGACCCTGGATCTGCCGGCGCTCCCGAAGCGCTTCCTGTCGCCTTCAGTGGCATCCCCCGTCCCAGCTCCTCTTCCGAGGAACGTCCCCAAACTCTGCCTTTGCCTCCCTGCTGGGCAACGTCACCCTGCCCCCTCCCAGGAGAGGGTCCTGGCAGACAAGTGATGTCTCCGCTGTAGTCAAAGAGGCCCGCATCCTGGGAGTCTTCCTCATTACCGCTGAATTTGACTTCGGGATGAGGCCCCAGAGGAACCAGGAGCACCTTTCTCCAGCCATCCTACCGTACGTCCTGGCGTATGCCAACGACATGGCCATATCTGAGCCCAACAGTGTGGCCATGACCCTGCAGAGGTACGGGCCTTTCCCTTCGGGCGAGGAGCCCACCCGGTCATCCAACGAATCTCCTCCAGCCTCTAGGCTGAAAAGAGAAGCATTGTCCCCCCTGGACCAAATACTGGACAATGACCTGCCTGAGGTCCAGTTCAACACCCTGAAGAGCCATGAGCTATGGGAGAGCACTTATTTGGTTCCCAAGATCAAGCCCTCAATGAAAGATGGGCAAAAGCATGGTCAGGAGAGCAGTGAGGGGTTGAATAAGCCCCAGGTGCTGAGCTTTGATGAGAGGACCATGAAGAAGGCTCGCAGGAGACAGTGGAGTGAGCCCAGGGTCTGCGCCCGACGCTACCTGAGAGTGGATTTTGCAGACATCGGCTGGAGCGAGTGGGTGCTAGCCCCGAAAGCCTTTGATGCCTACTACTGTGCAGGCACCTGCGGATTTCCTATTCCTAAG GTTGCCCGGCCCTCGAACCACGCCACCATCCAAAGCATTGTGAGGGCGGTGGGAATCGTTCCCGGCATTCCGGAGCCCTGCTGTGTTCCGGACAGGATGAGCTCTCTGAGTGTTCTCTTCCTGGACCCCAGCCGGAACATGGTGTTGAAGGTTTACCCCAACATGTCTGTGGAGACCTGCGCCTGCCAGTAG
- the LOC109865924 gene encoding growth/differentiation factor 2 — translation MQCSRRFFFQMCLSLLVSTGSCRCKSLNDVLQSEDPEGFTETSKQDFVEKEEMDSRLQSFLENMKEGFLRELNLSDVPQEHIKIYPPPFMIELYNKYASDKSAMPRSDVIRSFAVQDVSHSAKNGTKSKHRLLFNVTVPNHEEVTMAELRLFTLLDNRAPSHSTSSNQIGASIKVYEVEYKGNNVTAHFVNGKEVVGAHHSWEAFDVTTAIQSWVKSGRGASAFEVVVDRWDCGPFKGGGFDVSVAAGNNQSAALIVFSDDLGSRKREAKKELKEEIVHEEETVFSGSDWQGPDFNEIPVDLHPRRKRQGDTSYCRRTSMRVKFKDIGWDQWIVAPPEYDAFECRGVCYYPLTEDMTPSKHALIQTLVNLKNPKKANMACCVPTKLAPIPVMYQENGVITLRQMYEEMKVAECGCR, via the exons ATGCAATGCTCAAGGCGATTCTTCTTCCAGATGTGTCTGAGTTTGCTGGTGTCCACGGGGTCCTGTAGATGCAAGTCACTGAACGATGTCCTCCAAAGTGAAGATCCTGAGGGTTTCACTGAGACTTCCAAGCAGGACTTTGTTGAAAAGGAGGAAATGGACAGCAGGTTACAGAGCTTTCTGGAAAACATGAAGGAAGGGTTTCTGAGAGAACTCAACTTATCAGATGTCCCACAAGAGCACATCAAGATATACCCACCACCGTTCATGATTGAACTGTACAACAAGTATGCCTCCGACAAGTCCGCGATGCCTCGTTCTGATGTCATTCGCAGCTTCGCCGTTCAAG ATGTTAGTCACTCTGCAAAAAATGGAACAAAGTCAAAACACAGACTGCTGTTCAATGTAACTGTCCCAAATCACGAAGAGGTCACCATGGCGGAACTCAGGCTATTCACCCTGCTGGATAATAGGGCGCCCTCGCACTCAACCTCCTCCAATCAGATCGGGGCTTCCATAAAGGTCTATGAAGTGGAGTATAAAGGAAACAATGTCACAGCCCACTTTGTGAATGGGAAAGAGGTCGTTGGGGCCCATCACTCTTGGGAAGCTTTCGATGTGACCACCGCCATCCAGAGTTGGGTCAAATCAGGCCGTGGGGCAAGTGCATTTGAGGTGGTGGTCGACAGGTGGGACTGTGGGCCTTTCAAAGGCGGAGGTTTTGACGTGAGCGTGGCTGCGGGGAATAACCAGTCAGCTGCTTTGATTGTCTTCTCTGATGACCTGgggagcaggaagagagaggccaAGAAGGAGCTGAAGGAGGAGATAGTCCATGAGGAAGAGACGGTCTTCTCAGGGAGCGACTGGCAAGGGCCCGACTTCAATGAGATCCCCGTGGACCTACACCCCAGGCGGAAGAGGCAGGGGGACACCAGCTACTGCCGACGGACCTCCATGCGCGTCAAATTCAAAGATATCGGCTGGGACCAGTGGATCGTAGCGCCCCCTGAGTATGACGCCTTTGAGTGTAGAGGGGTGTGTTACTACCCCCTGACTGAGGACATGACCCCTTCCAAACACGCCCTCATCCAAACCCTGGTCAATCTCAAGAACCCCAAAAAAGCCAACATGGCATGTTGCGTTCCCACAAAACTGGCCCCAATCCCGGTCATGTACCAGGAGAATGGTGTCATCACCTTGCGACAGATGTATGAGGAGATGAAGGTGGCAGAGTGTGGATGTAGGTAG